DNA sequence from the Candidatus Hydrogenedentota bacterium genome:
CATAGTGAGGTCCGACCGCCGCGGCGTACGCAGCAGACCACTTCCGGCGTTGAAAACAATTCGTTCGCGGCGGCGCGCGCGGACTTGTCGAGCAACTGCGGTGCGCGTTTCGCGAAATCATCCAGGTGCTGCTTGGCGGTTTCGTCGCAGCGGGCCTCGATGTTAGCGAATTCCGCGGCCATGCCCGGATTGGCTTTCGCGCAGGCCACAAGGTAGTCGCGGAGTACCCGAACGTCATTCCAATCGCCCAGTGTTTCCTGGGCGCCCTTTATTTTTTCGATGAGTGCATCCATGCGCTCGCCGTACAGGTCACGGGCGATCTCGCAACTGTACCGAAGTTTCTTGAACGCAATCCGGACCTGGTGCAGCGAGTCATCCGAGGGACTGGCTATCCACTCGCGATAGGCCGAGGCCAGGCGAGTGTATCGTTTGCGTAACGTCAACGCGGTTTCCTTCCGGTAGCAGGTCTCGGACCTTCTGTCCGC
Encoded proteins:
- a CDS encoding CHAD domain-containing protein encodes the protein MKGPCVLAQKSARHALKQRVHVLRGHVKAAAAHDVDGIHDLRVASRRLRAALGDFAGRFKKRALKPLRKRARDVTRGLGKARELDVTLGLLRAMRRDAPKELHPAIARASRMLRAMRDEQSSSVDASCAFVRDHAFRTEIGDLIDADRRSETCYRKETALTLRKRYTRLASAYREWIASPSDDSLHQVRIAFKKLRYSCEIARDLYGERMDALIEKIKGAQETLGDWNDVRVLRDYLVACAKANPGMAAEFANIEARCDETAKQHLDDFAKRAPQLLDKSARAAANELFSTPEVVCCVRRGGRTSL